One genomic window of Helicobacter canis includes the following:
- a CDS encoding hemolysin family protein encodes MLLLALFFVLLNAFFVVAEFAIVKVRRSKLEELSKTNNTAKLTLSITKRLDSYLSATQLGITLSSLALGWIGEPALAKLVAIPFESFLPQDSLIIHTISIVIAFTLITLFHVVLGEIVPKSIAIAKTEKSALLISYPLYYFSIVFYPIIVLFDKLANFVLRRIGIQPASEEENAHSEEELKIIVGESLKGGFIDSLEGEIIKNAVDFSETIAKEIMTPRKDMVCLYADKSYEENLSVVTQTNFTRYPYCNGNKDNIIGMIHIRDLLISGISQHHTHTPQPINFEQIIRKMIIVPETARIVEILKSMNKEQIHTALIIDEYGGTAGLLTMEDIIEEVMGDITDEHDCKNQDFIQISPDTYEIDGMLDLESVEELMGAEFAEEFEQVTVGGYVFSLLGRLPEVGDVVQNGGIEFSVLAMDGARIKRLKAHKITQKDQ; translated from the coding sequence ATGCTACTTCTTGCATTATTTTTCGTTTTACTCAATGCCTTTTTTGTTGTCGCAGAATTTGCGATTGTCAAGGTGCGCCGCTCCAAGCTTGAAGAATTATCCAAGACAAACAACACCGCTAAACTGACTCTCTCTATTACCAAACGGCTAGATTCTTACCTAAGTGCCACGCAGCTTGGGATCACACTAAGCTCCCTTGCTCTAGGGTGGATTGGGGAGCCAGCACTTGCCAAACTTGTGGCAATTCCTTTTGAGAGTTTCTTACCACAGGATTCTTTGATTATCCATACAATTAGCATTGTCATTGCCTTTACACTTATCACGCTTTTTCATGTGGTGCTAGGCGAGATTGTCCCAAAATCTATCGCCATTGCCAAGACGGAAAAATCCGCCCTGCTCATCTCCTATCCTCTTTACTATTTTTCTATCGTTTTCTACCCTATCATCGTGCTATTTGATAAACTTGCTAATTTTGTCTTGCGTCGCATAGGTATCCAGCCAGCAAGCGAAGAAGAAAACGCCCACTCCGAAGAAGAGCTAAAAATCATTGTAGGCGAGAGCTTGAAAGGCGGCTTTATCGACTCCTTAGAAGGCGAGATTATCAAAAATGCCGTGGATTTTTCTGAGACAATTGCTAAAGAGATTATGACACCGCGCAAAGATATGGTATGTCTTTATGCTGATAAAAGCTATGAAGAAAATCTCTCTGTTGTTACACAGACTAATTTCACGCGCTATCCTTACTGCAATGGCAACAAAGACAATATCATTGGAATGATTCACATACGAGATTTGCTTATAAGTGGCATTAGCCAGCACCATACGCACACACCGCAGCCTATCAATTTTGAGCAAATTATCCGCAAGATGATCATTGTCCCAGAGACCGCACGCATTGTAGAGATTCTAAAATCTATGAATAAAGAGCAGATCCATACGGCGTTGATTATCGATGAGTATGGTGGGACCGCAGGGCTTTTGACAATGGAAGATATTATCGAAGAAGTGATGGGTGATATTACCGATGAGCACGATTGCAAAAATCAAGACTTCATACAAATCAGCCCTGATACTTATGAGATTGATGGAATGCTTGATTTAGAGAGTGTAGAAGAGCTTATGGGTGCGGAGTTTGCAGAGGAATTTGAGCAAGTAACTGTTGGTGGCTATGTCTTTAGCCTACTAGGAAGACTGCCAGAAGTGGGTGATGTCGTGCAAAATGGCGGGATAGAATTTAGCGTTTTGGCGATGGATGGTGCAAGAATCAAGCGACTAAAAGCCCATAAAATCACGCAAAAAGATCAATAA
- a CDS encoding inorganic phosphate transporter: MDIKDIKKLQQGVNTQDNQIDRIKIGAVVLFMVAIALIAINFGGGSQPMLLAFATLVGGYMAMSIGANDVANNVGPAVGSQAITLAGAIIIAAICEASGAILAGGDVVNTIKSGIIDPKNISDSQVFLFVMLATLIAGAIWVHLATILRAPVSTTHSIVGGVLGAGIAAGGFGVANWWVLGTIASSWVLSPVLGGIIAVLFLLFIKRTITYKQDKKEAARKIVPILIFVMVWAFGIYLMLKGFSKLYSFSAWQAIGIAFVIAVVSYFITTPIIRKKAALLENTKESINTLFTVPLIFSAALLSFAHGANDVANAIGPLAAIHQALSESLESGGIAKANVPFWIMFVGGVGISLGLGLYGPRLIRTVGSEITELDRMRAFCIAMSAALTVLLASALGLPVSSTHIAIGAVIGVGFLREYIKGRYFEMCEQIIKAHKGKDQKTIETFLRNFAKANVKQKSAMLELLKDKAQGDDFYLNKKEKKELKKFYKHELVKRSEINRIIASWIITVPASGVLGALAFFIIQKVLG; the protein is encoded by the coding sequence CCATAAATTTTGGTGGAGGCTCACAGCCGATGCTACTAGCATTTGCCACACTTGTGGGGGGCTATATGGCGATGAGCATTGGCGCAAACGATGTGGCTAATAATGTCGGTCCTGCTGTGGGATCGCAAGCCATCACGCTCGCTGGGGCGATCATTATCGCTGCTATTTGCGAGGCAAGTGGGGCGATTTTGGCGGGCGGCGATGTTGTTAATACCATCAAATCTGGCATTATTGATCCTAAAAATATCAGTGATTCTCAGGTGTTTTTGTTTGTTATGCTTGCTACCTTGATTGCCGGAGCGATATGGGTGCATCTTGCCACTATTTTACGCGCACCTGTATCAACCACACATTCCATTGTCGGCGGCGTGCTAGGAGCTGGGATCGCTGCTGGTGGATTTGGCGTGGCAAATTGGTGGGTGCTTGGGACAATCGCTTCAAGCTGGGTGCTCTCCCCTGTGCTTGGCGGGATCATCGCTGTGCTATTTCTACTTTTTATCAAGCGCACGATCACCTACAAACAAGACAAAAAAGAAGCCGCTAGAAAAATTGTGCCGATTTTGATTTTTGTGATGGTGTGGGCGTTTGGCATCTATCTTATGCTAAAAGGCTTTTCTAAGCTTTACTCCTTTAGCGCGTGGCAGGCAATCGGCATAGCATTTGTGATTGCTGTGGTGAGCTATTTTATCACCACGCCTATTATCCGCAAAAAAGCCGCCTTACTTGAAAACACAAAAGAATCGATCAATACTCTCTTTACTGTGCCATTGATCTTTTCAGCAGCATTGCTGAGCTTCGCGCACGGCGCAAATGATGTCGCCAATGCCATAGGACCGCTTGCTGCCATCCATCAAGCCCTATCAGAATCCCTAGAATCCGGTGGGATAGCCAAAGCAAATGTGCCGTTTTGGATTATGTTTGTAGGGGGTGTTGGGATTTCGCTTGGACTTGGACTTTATGGACCAAGGCTTATCCGCACAGTGGGGAGCGAGATCACAGAGCTTGATCGAATGAGAGCATTTTGTATCGCTATGAGTGCTGCACTAACGGTGCTACTTGCAAGTGCGCTTGGGCTTCCTGTTAGCTCGACACACATTGCCATCGGTGCTGTCATTGGAGTGGGCTTTTTACGCGAATACATTAAGGGCAGATATTTTGAAATGTGTGAGCAAATCATCAAAGCTCACAAAGGCAAAGATCAAAAGACTATCGAGACCTTTTTAAGAAACTTTGCAAAAGCCAATGTCAAGCAAAAAAGCGCGATGCTAGAGCTCCTAAAAGACAAGGCTCAAGGCGATGATTTTTATCTCAATAAAAAAGAGAAAAAAGAGTTGAAAAAATTCTATAAGCACGAGCTGGTCAAGCGCAGTGAGATCAATCGCATTATCGCATCTTGGATCATTACCGTGCCTGCTTCTGGCGTGCTTGGGGCATTGGCATTTTTCATCATTCAAAAAGTTTTAGGATAA